The following are encoded in a window of Streptococcus pasteurianus genomic DNA:
- a CDS encoding ATP phosphoribosyltransferase regulatory subunit yields the protein MKKTTLPVGMHDKLFKRARVTYKIERDISDFLMSQGFNRIETPTLEHFEVFSDTITKNNYNFFDKSGELLTLRPDITSQIGRVIASTQVETPIKFSYSGKVFKYNEEMRGLMNEHTQAGVEIVGFPAKEAVFEAIQSAKEALDRADIPSYQFEFSHAAILQTIFETLALPQAVEETLAQAIKDKNITQLNEFTQKYPSEFDEFLKNLPYLFGESHQVLESARVLVKNQAILAALTDLENLLNQVSEILPKSNIDLAQIPTMPYYTGVMFKVFGDKVPDAFASGGRYDKLFERFGAKKLTAVGWAVDIDAVYQAVHDNLEGGA from the coding sequence ATGAAAAAAACAACATTACCTGTGGGAATGCATGATAAGTTATTTAAACGTGCGCGTGTTACCTACAAAATAGAACGTGATATCAGTGATTTCTTGATGAGTCAGGGATTCAATCGAATTGAAACACCGACCTTGGAACATTTTGAAGTCTTTAGTGATACGATTACGAAAAATAATTACAATTTCTTTGATAAAAGTGGTGAATTGCTGACGCTTCGTCCTGATATTACCAGTCAGATTGGACGTGTCATTGCTTCGACGCAAGTTGAAACGCCGATTAAATTCTCCTATTCGGGCAAGGTTTTCAAATACAACGAAGAAATGCGTGGTTTGATGAATGAGCACACGCAAGCTGGTGTTGAGATTGTTGGTTTTCCAGCTAAGGAAGCTGTTTTTGAGGCAATCCAATCAGCCAAGGAAGCTCTTGATAGAGCGGATATTCCGTCTTATCAATTTGAATTTTCACATGCTGCGATTTTACAAACCATTTTTGAAACTTTGGCTTTGCCACAAGCAGTTGAAGAAACTTTGGCACAAGCGATTAAAGATAAAAATATCACTCAGTTAAATGAATTTACCCAAAAATATCCAAGTGAATTTGATGAGTTTTTGAAAAATTTGCCTTATCTTTTTGGAGAAAGTCATCAAGTTTTAGAAAGTGCGCGTGTACTTGTCAAGAATCAAGCGATTTTGGCTGCTTTAACAGATTTGGAAAACTTGCTCAATCAAGTATCTGAAATTTTACCAAAGAGCAACATTGATTTGGCACAAATTCCGACAATGCCGTATTATACTGGCGTGATGTTCAAAGTCTTTGGAGATAAGGTGCCAGACGCTTTTGCCTCAGGTGGGCGTTACGATAAACTTTTTGAACGTTTTGGGGCTAAAAAATTGACTGCGGTCGGTTGGGCAGTAGATATTGATGCCGTTTACCAAGCTGTACATGATAATTTAGAAGGAGGTGCCTAA
- the serB gene encoding phosphoserine phosphatase SerB: MTKVNGLLVMDVDSTLIQEEGIDLLGEEAGVGEKIADITARAMNGELDFKQALDERVGLLKGLPESIFDKVLARMHFTNGAEKLVAELHRRGYKVAVVSGGFHETVDVLAKRIGLDYVKANRLEVKDGVLTGKVLGEVVTKDVKKASLIEWAAENGLELSQTIAMGDGANDLPMIKTAGIGIAFCAKPVVRKEAPYQINEADLYKVIDILDGKN; this comes from the coding sequence ATGACTAAGGTAAATGGATTATTGGTAATGGATGTTGACTCTACCCTCATTCAAGAAGAAGGAATTGATTTATTGGGTGAAGAAGCGGGTGTTGGTGAGAAGATTGCTGACATTACTGCGCGTGCCATGAATGGTGAACTTGATTTTAAACAAGCGTTAGATGAACGTGTCGGTTTATTGAAGGGCTTGCCAGAAAGCATTTTTGATAAGGTGCTTGCGCGCATGCATTTTACAAATGGTGCTGAAAAATTAGTGGCAGAATTGCATCGTCGTGGTTATAAAGTGGCTGTCGTGTCAGGCGGTTTCCATGAAACGGTTGATGTGTTGGCAAAACGTATCGGACTTGATTATGTCAAGGCTAACCGCTTAGAAGTTAAAGACGGTGTTTTGACAGGCAAGGTTCTTGGCGAGGTCGTCACTAAAGATGTCAAGAAAGCTAGCTTGATTGAGTGGGCAGCTGAAAATGGCTTAGAATTAAGTCAAACCATTGCTATGGGAGATGGTGCTAATGATTTGCCAATGATTAAAACAGCTGGTATTGGTATCGCTTTTTGTGCTAAGCCAGTTGTACGAAAAGAAGCGCCTTACCAAATCAACGAAGCAGATTTGTACAAAGTCATTGATATTTTAGATGGTAAAAACTAG
- a CDS encoding YueI family protein, whose translation MSDLESKVLHAAAGENRLNPDEQRRYFGTFAERVVLSILLDDSRLEDTKARFEDILKHLASDYDMLFVKISPKLAVADQCYYMKIAQNLEIQATIVDEKNAHSPYGIIVHSNQAENVDNPLLAVRFPQTHDKPKEVPKKGFWSKLFNKD comes from the coding sequence ATGAGTGATTTAGAAAGTAAAGTTTTACATGCTGCTGCAGGGGAGAATCGACTTAATCCTGATGAACAACGACGCTATTTTGGAACATTTGCTGAACGCGTGGTCTTGTCAATACTGCTTGATGACAGTCGTTTGGAAGATACTAAAGCACGTTTCGAGGACATTTTAAAACATTTAGCGAGTGATTATGACATGTTATTTGTCAAAATTTCACCAAAATTGGCGGTCGCCGACCAATGTTACTATATGAAAATAGCGCAAAATCTTGAAATTCAAGCAACAATCGTTGATGAAAAAAATGCGCATTCACCTTATGGGATTATCGTTCATTCGAATCAAGCTGAAAATGTTGACAATCCACTGTTAGCAGTGCGTTTTCCACAAACACATGACAAACCAAAAGAAGTCCCTAAAAAGGGCTTCTGGTCAAAATTATTCAATAAAGATTAA
- a CDS encoding NUDIX hydrolase has translation MEKWDAYLANGQKTGRILTRGQSIPDDLYHLAVDCLVQHVDNDILFVQRHLEKEAFPGFFEASAGGSALYGEDSKQAVRRELLEETGLLPVELTFSKRTVYKDDNCIMDSYLALVNSPKDTITLQNSETISYQWVAKEKLKAFLETHPVVPLHRLLIETLFLDD, from the coding sequence ATGGAAAAATGGGATGCTTATTTAGCAAATGGGCAAAAAACAGGTCGTATCTTAACGCGTGGTCAGTCAATTCCTGATGATTTGTACCACTTGGCAGTAGATTGTTTGGTGCAACATGTTGACAATGATATTTTGTTTGTGCAAAGACATTTAGAAAAAGAGGCTTTTCCAGGATTTTTTGAAGCTAGTGCAGGTGGCTCTGCTCTTTATGGTGAGGATTCTAAACAAGCTGTTCGACGTGAGTTGCTGGAAGAAACTGGGCTTCTACCAGTTGAATTAACATTTTCAAAAAGGACTGTTTACAAAGATGACAATTGTATCATGGATAGCTACCTTGCTCTGGTAAATTCTCCCAAAGATACCATAACTCTCCAAAATAGCGAAACCATTTCGTACCAATGGGTGGCAAAAGAAAAGTTAAAAGCATTTTTAGAAACACACCCAGTCGTTCCACTACACCGCTTACTGATAGAAACATTATTTTTAGATGATTAA
- the hisG gene encoding ATP phosphoribosyltransferase — translation MENQITIALTKGRIEKDTVKLLEKAGFDMTFMENKGRNLIFESPDKKFRFLLVKAPDVTTYVRHGVADLGVVGKDLLIEHPTGYLEMLDLNFGLCKFSVASTDSYDPHDHKRKRIATKYPTIATDYFNKKGEDVEIISIQGSVEIAPVIGLADAIVDIVETGNTLVANGLKVYEDICRISARLIVNKAALKNNPEIMPFIQKLESIVGNEEVAFK, via the coding sequence ATGGAAAATCAAATTACGATTGCTTTAACCAAGGGACGTATTGAAAAAGATACGGTAAAACTTCTGGAAAAAGCGGGTTTTGACATGACGTTTATGGAAAATAAGGGACGTAATCTTATTTTTGAAAGCCCAGATAAAAAATTCCGTTTTTTGCTTGTCAAGGCACCTGATGTGACAACGTATGTGCGCCATGGTGTGGCTGACCTTGGTGTGGTCGGAAAGGACTTGTTGATTGAGCACCCAACAGGTTATCTTGAAATGCTTGATTTGAATTTTGGTTTATGTAAATTCTCAGTAGCTTCAACGGATTCTTATGACCCACATGACCATAAACGAAAACGAATTGCCACAAAATACCCAACCATTGCGACCGATTATTTCAATAAAAAAGGAGAAGATGTCGAAATCATTTCAATTCAAGGAAGTGTTGAGATTGCTCCTGTTATTGGTTTAGCGGACGCTATTGTTGATATTGTTGAGACTGGAAATACGCTAGTTGCTAACGGTCTTAAAGTTTATGAAGATATTTGCCGCATTTCAGCACGATTGATTGTGAACAAAGCGGCTTTGAAAAATAATCCTGAAATCATGCCATTTATCCAAAAATTAGAAAGTATCGTTGGAAATGAGGAGGTAGCTTTTAAATGA
- a CDS encoding glycerate kinase: MHILIAPDSFKESLSALDAAKAIQRGLKKALPNATFDLMPIGDGGEGTLETLTDGLHLRRDSHIVTGALGQPVEAHYATNGQLAVFEMADICGLEKVPLDKRNPLTLTTKGVGEMIGHLVDLGTKEIMIGVGGSSTNDGGIGMAAGLGYRFFDESGQEVAAVGDNLGNITTISYEDYHWDLSQVELTIITDVTNPLCGPNGATYVFGGQKGLANEKFASVDKDMEQFYQSFFPVILDLAGAGAGGGMAAGLAAFTGGRIISGIDAVLDMLNFDRRVQVADVVIVGEGRMDKQSLSGKAPVGVASRTPRGKLVIAICGSLKDDLPDFPVANIQAAFPIISDVDSLENTLAQAPQNLERTAQNIGNLLAFTKR; this comes from the coding sequence ATGCACATATTGATAGCACCCGATTCATTTAAGGAAAGTTTATCTGCCCTCGATGCGGCAAAAGCCATTCAAAGGGGATTAAAAAAAGCACTGCCAAATGCGACTTTTGACTTAATGCCGATTGGCGATGGTGGCGAAGGAACCTTGGAGACCTTAACTGATGGCTTGCACCTAAGGCGTGATAGCCATATTGTTACGGGAGCATTAGGTCAGCCTGTGGAAGCTCACTATGCGACCAATGGTCAATTAGCTGTTTTTGAAATGGCTGACATATGTGGCTTGGAAAAAGTTCCACTTGATAAGCGCAATCCGCTAACATTAACGACAAAAGGTGTCGGTGAAATGATTGGACATCTTGTTGACCTTGGTACCAAAGAAATCATGATTGGTGTTGGCGGCAGTTCCACTAATGATGGTGGTATTGGAATGGCAGCAGGATTAGGCTATCGTTTCTTTGACGAGTCTGGTCAAGAAGTTGCTGCAGTTGGTGATAATCTTGGAAACATCACAACGATTTCCTATGAAGATTACCATTGGGATTTATCACAAGTTGAGCTAACAATTATTACTGACGTTACCAATCCACTATGCGGTCCTAATGGCGCAACCTATGTTTTTGGTGGTCAAAAAGGACTTGCGAACGAAAAATTCGCAAGTGTTGATAAGGATATGGAGCAATTTTACCAAAGCTTCTTCCCAGTAATCCTCGATTTAGCGGGAGCAGGAGCAGGCGGCGGAATGGCAGCAGGGCTAGCTGCATTTACCGGTGGACGAATTATCTCTGGTATCGACGCAGTTCTTGATATGCTCAACTTTGACCGTCGAGTCCAAGTTGCGGATGTCGTCATTGTTGGTGAGGGACGCATGGATAAACAAAGTTTGTCTGGGAAAGCCCCTGTTGGCGTTGCTAGTCGTACGCCAAGAGGCAAATTAGTCATTGCCATTTGCGGTAGCTTAAAAGATGATTTGCCAGACTTTCCAGTTGCTAATATTCAAGCAGCTTTTCCGATTATATCAGACGTCGATTCTTTGGAAAATACGCTAGCGCAGGCTCCTCAAAATCTAGAACGCACCGCCCAAAATATTGGCAATCTACTAGCCTTTACCAAACGTTAA
- the hisB gene encoding imidazoleglycerol-phosphate dehydratase HisB has protein sequence MRQAEIERNTFETKIKLSLNLDAQEPVEIDTGVGFFDHMLTLFARHSRISLVVKADGDLHVDSHHTVEDVGIVLGQALKEALDDKAGINRYGTAFVPMDETLGMASLDLSGRSYLVFDCEFDNPKLGNFDTELVEEFFQALAFNVQMNLHLKILHGKNNHHKSESLFKATGRALREAITINPEIHGVNSTKGLL, from the coding sequence ATGAGACAAGCAGAGATTGAACGTAATACCTTTGAAACAAAGATTAAGTTGAGCCTTAATTTAGATGCTCAAGAACCAGTAGAGATTGATACTGGTGTTGGTTTTTTTGACCATATGTTGACCCTTTTTGCAAGACATAGCCGTATTTCCCTTGTAGTAAAAGCAGATGGTGATTTGCATGTTGATAGTCACCATACGGTTGAAGATGTGGGAATTGTTTTAGGACAAGCTTTGAAAGAAGCCCTTGATGATAAGGCTGGCATCAATCGTTATGGTACAGCTTTCGTTCCTATGGATGAAACGCTTGGTATGGCAAGTCTTGATTTATCAGGGCGTAGCTACCTTGTTTTTGATTGTGAGTTTGATAATCCAAAACTTGGCAATTTTGATACAGAATTGGTTGAAGAATTTTTTCAAGCCTTGGCATTTAATGTTCAGATGAATTTGCATTTGAAGATTTTACACGGAAAAAATAATCACCATAAATCAGAAAGTCTTTTTAAGGCAACTGGTCGTGCTCTTCGCGAAGCAATTACCATTAACCCTGAAATCCATGGTGTTAATTCAACAAAAGGATTGCTTTAA
- the hisA gene encoding 1-(5-phosphoribosyl)-5-[(5-phosphoribosylamino)methylideneamino]imidazole-4-carboxamide isomerase yields MQILPAIDIKEEQAVRLFKGDFNQKTVVNPDVLGQAKIFAQAGIEFIHVVDLDGALDGRATNRDLIAKLKQESGLGVEVGGGIRTLEQIEDYLAVGIDRVIIGSMAVKNPDFVKAALDKFGSDKIVVGIDAKNGFVATEGWLETSNVDYISLAKAMEKMGVTLFVYTDVDRDGTLTGPNFEHYERLVAELTTAKVIASGGIAEKNDLVKLQEIGVAGTIVGKAYYNGNISLDELKAFGG; encoded by the coding sequence ATGCAGATTCTTCCAGCGATTGATATTAAAGAAGAACAGGCAGTTCGTCTTTTTAAAGGTGATTTCAACCAAAAAACGGTTGTTAATCCAGATGTGCTTGGACAAGCAAAAATCTTTGCGCAAGCTGGTATTGAATTTATTCATGTTGTTGATTTGGACGGAGCGCTTGATGGGCGAGCAACGAATCGCGATTTAATTGCCAAGTTGAAGCAAGAATCAGGGCTTGGTGTCGAAGTTGGTGGTGGTATTCGTACCCTTGAGCAAATTGAAGATTACCTAGCGGTTGGCATTGACCGTGTGATTATCGGGTCTATGGCGGTGAAAAATCCAGATTTTGTCAAGGCAGCTTTAGATAAATTTGGCAGTGATAAAATTGTGGTTGGTATTGATGCTAAAAATGGTTTTGTGGCAACTGAAGGTTGGCTAGAAACGAGTAATGTTGACTACATCAGCTTAGCTAAAGCCATGGAGAAAATGGGGGTGACCCTATTTGTCTATACAGATGTTGACCGTGATGGTACGCTAACAGGACCAAATTTTGAACATTATGAACGTTTAGTGGCTGAGTTAACGACGGCTAAAGTTATTGCTTCTGGCGGCATTGCTGAGAAGAATGATTTGGTGAAATTGCAAGAAATTGGTGTTGCTGGGACAATCGTTGGTAAAGCTTATTATAACGGCAATATTAGCCTTGACGAATTGAAAGCTTTTGGAGGATAG
- the hisF gene encoding imidazole glycerol phosphate synthase subunit HisF, whose amino-acid sequence MLKKRIIPCLDVKDGRVVKGVNFVNLTDVGDPVDAARAYYEAGCDELVFLDITATHEKRDTTVEMVKRVADQVFIPFTVGGGIRSVEDMNKMLKAGADKVAVNSSAVANPQLIKDCAEKFGNQCVVSAIDARKEADGTWHVYVAGGRKDTGIDLIEWAKAVVSLGAGEILLTSMDKDGTKSGFDLDMLNAVADVVNVPIIASGGAGNIDHMVDVFEKTTATGVLAASIFHFGEVSIADTKAAMATAGIEVRQ is encoded by the coding sequence ATGCTGAAAAAACGCATTATTCCTTGTCTTGATGTTAAAGATGGGCGCGTGGTTAAGGGGGTTAATTTTGTTAATTTAACAGATGTTGGTGATCCTGTTGATGCGGCGCGTGCTTATTATGAAGCTGGGTGTGATGAATTGGTGTTCTTGGACATTACCGCAACACATGAAAAACGTGATACAACTGTGGAAATGGTGAAGCGTGTGGCTGACCAAGTATTCATTCCTTTTACAGTTGGCGGTGGCATTCGCTCGGTTGAGGACATGAATAAAATGCTTAAAGCTGGTGCGGACAAGGTCGCGGTTAATTCTTCTGCGGTAGCCAATCCTCAACTCATCAAAGATTGTGCTGAAAAATTTGGCAATCAATGTGTGGTATCGGCTATTGATGCTCGTAAAGAAGCTGACGGCACTTGGCATGTTTATGTGGCAGGTGGGCGCAAGGATACTGGCATTGATTTGATTGAATGGGCAAAGGCTGTTGTCAGCCTTGGTGCAGGTGAGATTTTACTAACTAGCATGGATAAAGACGGCACGAAGTCAGGATTTGATTTGGATATGCTAAATGCTGTCGCTGATGTGGTTAATGTCCCAATCATTGCGTCTGGTGGTGCAGGAAATATTGACCATATGGTTGACGTTTTTGAAAAAACAACTGCAACAGGTGTGCTTGCCGCTTCCATTTTCCACTTTGGCGAAGTTTCAATTGCTGATACCAAAGCTGCCATGGCTACTGCAGGAATTGAGGTGAGACAATGA
- the hisI gene encoding phosphoribosyl-AMP cyclohydrolase translates to MSEIKLDFAKQDSLVPVIVTDYQTGQVLMLAYMNEEAYHLTLETKQMHYWSRSRQEIWHKGATSGHYQYVKSIKTDCDCDTLLVAVKQEGAACHTGAYSCFFNDIL, encoded by the coding sequence ATGAGTGAAATAAAACTTGATTTTGCGAAACAAGATAGTCTTGTTCCTGTGATTGTGACGGATTACCAAACAGGACAAGTACTGATGTTAGCCTACATGAACGAAGAAGCGTATCACTTAACATTGGAAACCAAGCAAATGCACTACTGGAGCCGCTCACGTCAAGAGATCTGGCATAAAGGGGCAACTAGCGGTCATTATCAATACGTCAAATCAATCAAAACGGATTGCGACTGTGATACCTTATTGGTCGCTGTTAAGCAAGAGGGCGCTGCTTGTCATACGGGCGCTTACAGCTGTTTTTTCAATGACATTTTGTGA
- the hisD gene encoding histidinol dehydrogenase: MKRLTGTTEEISKILYQEQLELSKENLDVDDAVRQILEDVKENGDNALKAYSEKFDKITLDNFEVGKELVDQAFEEIDAEVLEALKNAKANIESYHKQQLEKGFEDQPTEGVVRGQLIRPIERVGVYVPGGTAAYPSSVLMNVIPAKIAGVKEIIMITPPQVHFEPAILVAASLAGVDKIYQIGGAQGVAALAYGTETIPRVDKITGPGNIFVATAKKLVYGIVGIDMIAGPSEIGVIADDTANPKYVAADLLSQAEHDVRARAILVTNSAALADAVEKEIEEQLKTLPREEIARASVENNGRIIIADSVEAMFELMNQVAPEHLEIAMDNAYDYLDAIENAGSVFLGHFTSEPIGDYYAGANHILPTTSTSRFSSALGVHDFVKRIQYMQYSKIAVNAASHDITTLAYAEGLQAHARAIEVRHD, encoded by the coding sequence ATGAAACGTTTAACAGGAACGACAGAAGAAATTTCAAAAATTCTCTACCAAGAACAATTAGAATTAAGCAAAGAAAATCTTGATGTTGATGATGCGGTTCGTCAAATTTTAGAAGATGTCAAAGAAAATGGTGATAACGCACTTAAAGCCTATTCCGAAAAATTTGACAAGATTACGCTTGATAATTTTGAAGTTGGTAAGGAGTTGGTTGACCAAGCGTTTGAGGAAATTGATGCCGAGGTTTTGGAAGCTCTCAAAAATGCCAAAGCGAATATTGAAAGTTATCACAAGCAACAGTTGGAAAAAGGATTTGAGGACCAACCAACTGAAGGCGTTGTTCGTGGGCAATTGATTCGTCCGATTGAGCGTGTTGGGGTTTATGTCCCAGGTGGAACTGCTGCTTATCCGTCATCTGTTTTGATGAATGTCATTCCAGCTAAGATTGCTGGTGTTAAAGAAATTATCATGATTACACCGCCACAAGTGCATTTCGAACCTGCGATTTTGGTGGCTGCTTCGTTAGCTGGTGTTGATAAGATTTATCAAATTGGTGGGGCTCAGGGTGTTGCTGCTTTGGCATATGGTACAGAAACAATTCCTCGTGTTGATAAGATTACTGGACCAGGAAATATTTTTGTTGCGACAGCTAAAAAACTCGTTTACGGTATTGTTGGTATTGACATGATTGCAGGTCCGTCTGAAATTGGTGTGATCGCAGATGACACAGCCAATCCAAAATACGTTGCAGCAGATTTGCTCTCACAAGCTGAGCATGATGTGCGTGCGCGTGCGATTTTGGTGACAAATTCAGCAGCGTTAGCGGATGCGGTTGAAAAGGAAATCGAAGAACAACTTAAAACCTTGCCACGTGAAGAAATTGCACGTGCTTCTGTTGAAAATAATGGTCGTATCATCATTGCAGATTCTGTTGAGGCAATGTTTGAATTGATGAACCAAGTGGCGCCAGAACATTTGGAAATTGCTATGGATAATGCTTATGATTATCTTGATGCGATTGAAAATGCGGGTTCTGTTTTCCTTGGGCATTTCACGAGTGAACCAATCGGTGATTATTACGCAGGGGCAAATCATATTTTGCCAACAACTAGCACAAGCCGTTTCTCATCAGCGCTAGGTGTGCATGATTTTGTCAAACGTATCCAGTATATGCAATATTCAAAAATTGCTGTGAATGCAGCTAGTCACGATATTACAACACTTGCTTATGCTGAAGGATTACAAGCTCATGCTAGAGCTATTGAGGTGCGTCATGACTAA
- the hisH gene encoding imidazole glycerol phosphate synthase subunit HisH, with protein sequence MIIVIDYDAGNTANVLRALQKIGVQAELSSNRDKILAADGLILPGVGAYPAAMAELQQRGLVSAIKEAVAKGTPLLGICLGMQVLTEIGLEHQETQGLGFIPGVCREIQATKTMPVPHMGWNDLTVKQDSPLTAGLAGKSVYFVHSYFTDVPKEYIDVTADYGIEVPAMIHKDNVYGAQFHPEKSGDVGLGILEKFIALCGD encoded by the coding sequence ATGATAATTGTGATTGATTATGATGCAGGTAATACTGCTAATGTGTTAAGAGCTTTACAGAAAATCGGTGTTCAGGCTGAATTGTCTAGTAATCGAGACAAGATTTTAGCTGCGGACGGTCTGATTTTGCCAGGGGTTGGTGCTTATCCTGCTGCCATGGCTGAGTTACAACAGCGTGGCCTGGTTTCTGCTATCAAGGAAGCAGTAGCTAAGGGAACGCCGTTACTGGGCATTTGTTTAGGAATGCAGGTCTTGACAGAGATTGGCTTGGAACACCAAGAAACACAAGGACTTGGCTTTATCCCAGGTGTTTGTCGTGAAATTCAAGCAACTAAGACTATGCCTGTTCCGCATATGGGATGGAATGATTTGACAGTGAAACAAGATAGTCCGTTAACAGCAGGGCTTGCTGGCAAATCCGTTTATTTTGTGCATAGCTATTTTACAGATGTTCCGAAAGAATACATTGATGTGACTGCTGATTATGGTATTGAAGTACCAGCCATGATTCACAAGGATAATGTTTACGGAGCGCAATTCCACCCTGAAAAATCAGGTGACGTCGGTTTAGGAATTCTTGAAAAATTTATTGCCCTTTGTGGTGACTAA
- the hisE gene encoding phosphoribosyl-ATP diphosphatase: MLETLYKEAIDRKENPKEGSYTNYLFDKGLDKILKKVGEEATEVVIAAKNADKDEIANETADVLYHLAVMLVETGVSVEDVDAVLKARQGKKSNVHDRPEITNY, translated from the coding sequence ATGCTAGAAACATTATATAAAGAAGCAATAGACCGTAAAGAAAATCCAAAGGAAGGCTCTTATACCAATTACCTTTTTGATAAAGGATTGGATAAAATTCTTAAAAAGGTTGGGGAAGAAGCGACAGAAGTTGTTATTGCAGCCAAAAATGCAGACAAAGATGAAATCGCCAATGAAACAGCAGATGTTCTGTACCATTTGGCAGTAATGTTGGTCGAAACTGGCGTTAGTGTTGAAGATGTTGATGCTGTTTTAAAAGCACGCCAAGGTAAGAAAAGTAATGTCCACGACCGACCAGAAATTACTAATTATTAA